The following nucleotide sequence is from Thermococcus sp..
GAGCTTGGCCTTTCTCTGCTGCTGGTTAACACGCTTGAGGCTGAGATCAACGTGTCCCTTCTCCCTGTCAATGCGAATTACCTTCACGACTACTTTCTGGCCCTCCTTCACGTAGTCCCTGATGTTCTTGACCCAACTCGACGCAACCTCACTTATGTGCATGAACCCCTCCCTGCCCGGGTACTCGTCCAATCTGAGAAACGCGCCGTACGGATGAATGCTCTTGACGGTGGCTATAACAAACTCCCCCTCTTCAGGATAATCCTTAGCTTTTCTAGGCATGAAAATCACCTCTTTCCTTTACTTGAAGAATTTATGGAGGGAGGTTTTTAAAGTTTAGGAGAACGACGAAAGGCAAAATATGGGGGAAAAGGTTCACTCAAGAACCTCAAGAATCTTGGCCTTGATGATGCCCTTACCACCGGTAGGCTCGACAAGGGTGGCACCGCAGACGAGACAACGGACGGTTGTGGATGGGTTGCTGAAGACTATCTGCTCGTTGCCGCAGTCGATGCACTTGACGCGGAGGAACCTGCTCCTCGGCATCGGTATAAGGTTCTTTGGGAGAGCCATGTTCACACCTCCACCAGCTCGAACTTCTTAACCCTGAATCCCTTTCCTCTGGTATGGGCCTTGCCGCAGACCGTACAGCGGAAGCGGAGGTCGAGCTTCTTGACCGGCTTCTCCCTTCCGGCCGGGTTCGGCCTTGGGAAACCGCGGTAACCTTTCATAATTCTTCTGAAGCGCCTCTGACCCTGGCTGAGCTCGCTTCTCGGTCTCTTCTTGACCTTCTCGACCTTGTGGATAGTGTGCTTCTTACAGTACGGACAGTACGTCCTTATCTTCTTTGGATACTTCATTCTCTCACCTCCAGAGAGGGCCCGGTGGGCTCCTACTCGCTTCCGCCTTAGATACCCCCGAGCCGTGAGGCATGATAGTGCCTGCAGGCATCGGTAAGCTGGAGACTTTAAAAAAGTTTTTGCCCTCAGAGCCCCAGGATGAGGGGCAGGATGAAGGGAATCACGGCCGTCAGCACGAACCCGTGGACGAATGCCATCACCGTGATGTCCCTTCCACCGAACTTCGTCATCACGGCCAGAGTTGTGTCCATAGTTGTGGCTCCCCCCATCGTGA
It contains:
- a CDS encoding 30S ribosomal protein S27e, which gives rise to MALPKNLIPMPRSRFLRVKCIDCGNEQIVFSNPSTTVRCLVCGATLVEPTGGKGIIKAKILEVLE
- a CDS encoding 50S ribosomal protein L44e encodes the protein MKYPKKIRTYCPYCKKHTIHKVEKVKKRPRSELSQGQRRFRRIMKGYRGFPRPNPAGREKPVKKLDLRFRCTVCGKAHTRGKGFRVKKFELVEV